The Streptomyces cynarae genome contains a region encoding:
- a CDS encoding GH39 family glycosyl hydrolase has protein sequence MGRHGWNSGERRWRLTALLGVAVAALALVVTLISTLPGNGASTRGTTRDGDKVHGTPATPPQVTKPDVGWGFTHTQYSADQGSGAATERVEGLLSGAGLPQNQAVMGWGADNPEPVEGRYDFATMDRRIDFVRKTGGTPVVTLCCAPDWMKGGKAGADNTDWSQTALETAPRPEHFKDYAALAATVARRYPDVRHFVVWNEFKGFWNDSKARWDYEGYTELYNLVYKALKQVDPKIMVGGPYLVMDSVDPRQKENASTALRGSWGAMDQRIVDAFTYWNTHKAGADFVVVDGSSYTNDDELLPNEFAATDKFTAVGAWVRRQTHGLPLWWAEYYVEPADGNDERRGWSEDRRVAVQAAGMIALVKGGASSGFYWNPEDEKGTDCPGCLWTPTDSAEGGRALPMYGLVSRFSKEFPPGTAYRTVTVAPDDVPNVRVLATDKVVLVVNTLGRAISAQVDGKRFDMKAYEVKWLTR, from the coding sequence ATGGGACGTCATGGGTGGAATTCGGGGGAACGGCGGTGGCGACTCACCGCACTGCTCGGCGTGGCCGTGGCCGCTCTGGCCCTGGTGGTCACCCTGATCAGCACACTGCCCGGGAACGGCGCGAGCACCAGAGGCACGACACGCGACGGCGACAAGGTGCACGGCACCCCCGCCACCCCGCCCCAGGTGACGAAACCGGACGTCGGCTGGGGCTTCACCCACACCCAGTACAGCGCCGACCAGGGCAGCGGCGCCGCCACCGAGCGCGTCGAGGGGCTGCTGTCAGGGGCCGGGCTGCCGCAGAACCAGGCCGTCATGGGGTGGGGCGCCGACAACCCGGAACCGGTCGAGGGCCGTTACGACTTCGCAACGATGGACCGCCGTATCGACTTCGTCCGCAAGACCGGCGGCACCCCGGTCGTCACGCTGTGCTGCGCCCCGGACTGGATGAAGGGCGGCAAGGCGGGCGCGGACAACACCGACTGGAGCCAGACCGCCCTCGAGACCGCCCCGAGGCCCGAGCACTTCAAGGACTACGCCGCCCTCGCCGCGACCGTCGCCAGGCGCTACCCGGACGTGCGCCACTTCGTCGTCTGGAACGAGTTCAAGGGCTTCTGGAACGACTCCAAGGCCCGCTGGGACTACGAGGGCTACACCGAGCTGTACAACCTGGTCTACAAGGCGCTCAAGCAGGTCGACCCCAAGATCATGGTGGGCGGCCCGTACCTCGTCATGGACAGCGTCGACCCGCGGCAGAAGGAGAACGCCTCCACCGCGCTGCGCGGCTCCTGGGGTGCCATGGACCAGCGGATCGTCGACGCCTTCACCTACTGGAACACACACAAGGCGGGCGCCGACTTCGTCGTCGTGGACGGCTCCAGCTACACCAACGACGACGAGCTGCTTCCGAACGAGTTCGCCGCGACCGACAAGTTCACCGCCGTCGGCGCGTGGGTGCGCCGGCAGACCCACGGCCTGCCGCTGTGGTGGGCCGAGTACTACGTCGAGCCCGCCGACGGCAATGACGAGCGCAGGGGCTGGAGCGAGGACCGCCGCGTCGCCGTCCAGGCCGCCGGGATGATCGCCCTGGTCAAGGGCGGCGCGTCCTCGGGCTTCTACTGGAACCCGGAGGATGAAAAGGGCACCGACTGCCCGGGCTGTCTGTGGACGCCCACCGACAGCGCCGAGGGCGGCCGGGCCCTGCCGATGTACGGCCTGGTGTCCCGCTTCTCCAAGGAGTTCCCGCCCGGCACCGCGTACCGGACGGTGACGGTGGCCCCGGACGACGTGCCGAACGTCCGCGTCCTCGCCACCGACAAGGTCGTGCTGGTGGTGAACACCCTGGGTCGCGCGATCAGCGCCCAGGTCGACGGCAAGCGGTTCGACATGAAGGCGTACGAGGTGAAGTGGCTCACGCGCTGA
- a CDS encoding MarR family winged helix-turn-helix transcriptional regulator codes for MQNSEAMALSAALLAVAGELTQRIHDGVTARGFDGLRPAHGFAFARLAPDGATVTELAAHLGVTKQAASQLVEEIVRKGYAERRPHPEDARARLIVLTERGWACTRAAEEAAAEAVRPWVELLGEREIRSLQHQLLRIAPYGPIKPVW; via the coding sequence GTGCAGAACTCCGAGGCCATGGCCCTGTCCGCCGCCCTGCTCGCCGTCGCGGGTGAGCTGACGCAACGCATCCACGACGGCGTCACGGCGCGCGGCTTCGACGGGCTGCGGCCGGCGCACGGTTTCGCGTTCGCGCGACTCGCGCCGGACGGGGCGACCGTCACCGAGCTGGCCGCCCATCTCGGGGTGACCAAGCAGGCGGCCAGTCAGCTCGTCGAGGAGATCGTGCGCAAGGGGTACGCCGAGCGGCGGCCGCACCCCGAGGACGCGCGGGCACGGCTGATCGTGCTGACCGAGCGCGGGTGGGCCTGTACGCGGGCCGCCGAGGAGGCTGCGGCGGAGGCCGTGCGGCCATGGGTGGAACTGCTCGGGGAGCGTGAAATCCGTTCCTTGCAGCATCAGTTGCTGCGTATCGCGCCCTATGGGCCGATCAAGCCCGTCTGGTGA
- a CDS encoding GNAT family N-acetyltransferase codes for MTDAMEDAGTTEGIRPALAADVPAVRAVTDAAYHHYIARIGVVPKPMEADHPDDVAAGRVFVTGEPVNGLVVVEAFEDHLFLDSIAVHPGAQGRGVGRRLLDFVDAHARALGLPEVRLYTNALMWENQAIYPKYGYEVVERRVDGPYDRVHYRKRLD; via the coding sequence ATGACAGATGCCATGGAAGACGCCGGTACGACCGAGGGGATCAGGCCGGCCCTCGCCGCCGACGTTCCGGCCGTACGGGCCGTGACGGATGCCGCGTACCACCACTACATCGCGCGCATCGGAGTGGTGCCCAAGCCCATGGAGGCGGACCACCCGGACGACGTGGCCGCGGGGCGGGTGTTCGTGACGGGAGAGCCCGTGAACGGCCTTGTGGTGGTGGAGGCGTTCGAGGACCATCTCTTCCTCGACAGCATCGCCGTGCACCCCGGCGCCCAGGGCCGGGGCGTGGGGCGCCGACTGCTCGACTTCGTGGACGCACACGCGCGTGCGCTCGGCCTGCCCGAGGTCAGGCTCTATACGAACGCGCTGATGTGGGAGAACCAGGCGATCTACCCGAAGTACGGGTACGAGGTCGTGGAGCGCCGTGTCGACGGGCCGTACGACCGCGTCCACTACCGCAAGCGGCTGGACTGA
- a CDS encoding cupin domain-containing protein, whose product MPVVRSSQAVTHEMHGARFVSHATPLSGSRELCAWRGEIPAGTRAPLHTVNREEIFHLLSGELLITLDGHDERITAGDTVIINPGVTFGVENPTDEVAVSWVTTSIGLEAVLADGTRITPPWAS is encoded by the coding sequence ATGCCCGTCGTCCGCTCCTCCCAAGCCGTCACCCATGAGATGCACGGCGCCCGCTTCGTCTCGCATGCCACTCCCCTGAGCGGGAGCAGGGAACTGTGTGCCTGGCGCGGCGAGATCCCCGCCGGGACCCGCGCTCCCCTCCACACCGTGAACCGGGAGGAGATCTTCCATCTGCTCAGCGGAGAGTTGCTGATCACGCTCGACGGTCACGACGAGCGGATCACCGCGGGCGACACGGTGATCATCAATCCCGGCGTGACCTTCGGCGTGGAGAACCCCACGGACGAGGTCGCCGTCTCCTGGGTCACCACCTCCATCGGCCTGGAGGCGGTGCTCGCGGACGGCACGCGTATCACACCCCCGTGGGCGAGTTGA
- a CDS encoding esterase/lipase family protein — protein sequence MLPWKRLIRPLAALALTAAVAFVPAATAEAAAPSTGWNDYSCKPSAAHPRPVVLVHGTFANSVDNWLAFAPYLEDRGYCVFSLDYGQLSGVPLFHGLGPIDQSAQQLSVFVDDVRAATGAAKVDIVGHSQGGMMPRYYLKFLGGAAKVNTLVGIAPDNHGTTLDGLTNLLPYFPGAQDLLSATTPGLADQVAGSAFLTKLNAGGDTVAGVHYTVIATKYDEVVTPYRSQFLTGSDVHNVLLQDLCGVDLSEHVMIGLSDRIAFHEAANALDPAHATATTCASAFS from the coding sequence ATGCTGCCCTGGAAACGCCTGATCAGACCGCTTGCCGCGCTGGCGCTGACCGCCGCGGTCGCCTTCGTCCCCGCCGCCACCGCCGAGGCCGCCGCCCCCAGCACCGGCTGGAACGACTACTCCTGCAAGCCGTCCGCCGCCCACCCCCGCCCGGTCGTCCTCGTCCACGGGACCTTCGCGAACTCGGTCGACAACTGGCTGGCCTTCGCCCCCTACCTGGAGGACCGCGGCTACTGCGTCTTCTCCCTCGACTACGGCCAACTCTCAGGCGTCCCGCTCTTCCACGGCCTCGGCCCCATCGACCAGTCCGCGCAGCAACTGTCCGTCTTCGTCGACGACGTGCGCGCCGCGACCGGCGCCGCCAAGGTCGACATCGTCGGACACTCCCAGGGCGGCATGATGCCCCGCTACTACCTCAAGTTCCTCGGCGGCGCCGCCAAGGTGAACACCCTCGTCGGCATCGCGCCCGACAACCACGGCACCACCCTGGACGGACTCACCAACCTGCTGCCGTACTTCCCCGGCGCGCAGGACCTTCTCTCCGCGACCACGCCCGGGCTCGCCGACCAGGTCGCCGGGTCGGCCTTCCTCACCAAGCTCAACGCGGGAGGCGACACCGTGGCCGGCGTCCACTACACGGTCATCGCCACCAAGTACGACGAGGTGGTCACGCCGTACCGCTCCCAGTTCCTGACCGGATCCGACGTCCACAACGTGCTGTTGCAGGACCTGTGCGGGGTGGACCTCTCGGAGCACGTGATGATCGGGCTGTCCGACCGTATCGCCTTCCACGAGGCGGCCAACGCCCTCGACCCGGCCCACGCCACCGCCACCACCTGCGCGTCGGCGTTCAGCTGA
- a CDS encoding class I SAM-dependent methyltransferase, with protein MARNSGAQTFAGTGPGVDWDAEAATFDAEPDHGLRDPAVREAWAARLGTWLPRRAGDVLDLGCGTGSLSLLASEQGHRVTGVDLSPAMVARARAKLAGRDAVFLVGDAATPPVGEQLFDAVLVRHVLWTLPDPGRVLRHWRGLLRPAGRLVLVEGVWGTVSPVGIPADRLTALLAPLVRDVRLERLSDDARLWGKEVDDERYAVVALV; from the coding sequence ATGGCCAGGAACAGCGGAGCCCAAACCTTCGCGGGCACCGGACCCGGCGTGGACTGGGACGCCGAGGCCGCGACCTTCGACGCCGAACCGGACCACGGACTGCGCGACCCCGCCGTGCGCGAGGCGTGGGCCGCCCGGTTGGGTACATGGCTGCCGCGGCGGGCCGGCGACGTCCTGGACCTCGGCTGCGGCACCGGCAGCCTGTCACTGCTCGCCTCCGAACAGGGGCACCGGGTGACAGGGGTCGACCTGTCACCGGCCATGGTCGCGCGTGCCCGCGCCAAGCTCGCCGGCCGCGACGCGGTGTTCCTCGTCGGCGACGCGGCGACGCCGCCGGTCGGCGAGCAGCTCTTCGACGCCGTCCTCGTCCGCCATGTGCTGTGGACACTGCCCGACCCCGGCCGCGTACTGCGCCACTGGCGGGGACTGCTGCGCCCGGCCGGCCGCCTGGTGCTGGTGGAGGGCGTGTGGGGGACGGTGAGCCCGGTCGGCATACCCGCCGACCGCCTGACCGCTCTCCTCGCGCCCCTCGTCCGGGACGTACGCCTCGAGCGGCTGTCGGACGACGCCCGGCTGTGGGGGAAGGAGGTGGACGACGAGCGGTATGCGGTGGTGGCGCTCGTCTGA
- a CDS encoding DUF72 domain-containing protein, whose translation MTLFVGTSGWQYRDWRDVLYPADVPMRLWLEEYATRFATVEINNAFYRLPTRETFEAWRQRVPADFVVAVKASRYLTHIKRLKEPEEPVHRLMSHAAGLGNRLGPVLLQLPPTLRADPALLDDCLACFPPGTRVAVEPRHDSWWTPEVRAVLEARGAALCWADVLSRPVTPLWRTTDWGYIRFHTGRARPWPRYGRRSLTTWVQRIGAVWPEEVDVYAYFNNDPHAAAVLDATVFARLATTAGMRVTRTPRKLPAPSTGTAT comes from the coding sequence ATGACCCTGTTCGTCGGCACGTCGGGGTGGCAGTACCGGGACTGGCGGGACGTCCTCTACCCGGCGGACGTCCCCATGCGGCTGTGGCTGGAGGAGTACGCGACGCGGTTCGCCACGGTCGAGATCAACAACGCGTTCTACCGGCTGCCGACGCGGGAGACGTTCGAGGCCTGGCGGCAACGGGTGCCGGCGGACTTCGTGGTGGCGGTGAAGGCGAGCCGCTATCTGACGCACATCAAGCGGCTCAAGGAGCCCGAGGAGCCGGTGCACCGTCTGATGAGCCACGCGGCCGGGCTCGGCAACCGCCTGGGCCCGGTCCTGCTCCAGCTCCCGCCCACCCTGCGCGCCGATCCGGCACTCCTGGACGACTGCCTCGCCTGTTTCCCGCCCGGCACCCGGGTCGCGGTCGAGCCACGCCACGACTCCTGGTGGACACCCGAGGTGCGCGCGGTGTTGGAGGCGCGGGGCGCCGCCCTGTGCTGGGCCGACGTGCTGTCCCGCCCTGTCACCCCGTTGTGGCGCACCACGGACTGGGGCTACATCCGCTTCCACACGGGGCGGGCCCGCCCGTGGCCTCGCTACGGCCGCCGGTCCCTGACGACGTGGGTCCAGCGGATCGGGGCGGTGTGGCCGGAGGAGGTGGACGTCTACGCCTACTTCAACAACGACCCGCACGCGGCGGCGGTCCTGGACGCGACGGTGTTCGCGCGGTTGGCGACCACGGCGGGCATGCGGGTGACACGCACGCCTCGAAAGCTCCCCGCACCCTCCACGGGTACGGCGACGTGA
- a CDS encoding GNAT family N-acetyltransferase: protein MTVIVRDLRPDVRADTEGFARVRRLALPFILFTPESIAYDAAHMHPDAHYRPLVAEEDGEIIGTAQVHLAHESREPGQGNLNVYVHPGRTRRGAGSLLVRAAEEYLASVGATRLFAWVLDEPGNRAFAERHGYRSSRSAHFLRLDLANGTLPPLQDPPPGVELRTGADFADDPRPLFELDAETMSDEPSDIAYEFTDYEAWLEETWRHPLLSPELTSVAVVDGRPAAFSAARTDGGTRYGTVMTGTARAFRGRGLAKLAKNHSLHRARTAGYTEAFTGNDAGNDPMIAINKWFGYEICGTEVRHVRELG from the coding sequence ATGACAGTGATCGTGCGCGACCTCCGTCCCGACGTACGAGCCGACACCGAGGGCTTCGCCCGGGTCCGGCGCCTCGCCCTCCCCTTCATCCTGTTCACCCCGGAGTCCATCGCCTACGACGCCGCCCACATGCATCCCGACGCCCACTACCGCCCGCTCGTGGCCGAGGAGGACGGCGAGATCATCGGCACGGCCCAGGTTCACCTCGCCCATGAGAGCCGGGAGCCCGGCCAGGGCAACCTCAACGTCTACGTGCATCCCGGACGCACCCGCCGCGGTGCCGGCTCGCTCCTCGTCCGCGCCGCCGAGGAGTACCTGGCCTCCGTGGGCGCCACCAGGCTCTTCGCCTGGGTCCTGGACGAGCCCGGCAACCGCGCCTTCGCGGAACGGCACGGCTACAGGAGCAGCCGCTCCGCCCACTTCCTCCGCCTGGATCTGGCGAACGGCACCCTGCCCCCGCTCCAGGACCCCCCGCCGGGCGTCGAGCTGCGCACCGGCGCGGACTTCGCGGACGACCCTCGCCCCCTGTTCGAACTGGACGCGGAGACGATGTCCGACGAGCCGAGCGACATCGCATACGAGTTCACGGACTACGAGGCGTGGCTCGAGGAGACGTGGCGCCACCCCCTCCTCAGCCCCGAGCTGACCTCTGTGGCGGTGGTCGACGGCCGCCCCGCCGCGTTCAGCGCGGCCCGCACCGACGGCGGCACCCGCTACGGCACCGTGATGACCGGCACGGCCCGCGCCTTCCGCGGCCGGGGCCTCGCCAAGCTCGCCAAGAACCACTCCCTGCACCGCGCCCGCACCGCCGGGTACACGGAGGCGTTCACGGGCAACGACGCGGGCAACGACCCGATGATCGCGATCAACAAGTGGTTCGGCTACGAGATCTGCGGCACGGAGGTGCGCCATGTCCGCGAACTCGGCTGA
- a CDS encoding DUF402 domain-containing protein, which yields MSANSAETAAPMDVVLVKAGRTKIRYPAELLHDDGSRITVRAAWAGEGVRDFGFVRFEPGDVFTEHYWRDRWYAVKEVRDKQGRLKGWYCDITRPATVSGSELVVEDLDLDLWRSADGTAVLRLDEDEFAASGLASRDPEAAAAALSALDELELLAKGGNFEALLH from the coding sequence ATGTCCGCGAACTCGGCTGAGACGGCGGCCCCGATGGACGTCGTCCTGGTCAAGGCGGGCCGTACGAAGATCCGTTATCCCGCCGAGCTGCTGCACGACGACGGCTCGCGGATCACCGTACGCGCCGCCTGGGCGGGCGAGGGCGTCCGTGACTTCGGCTTCGTACGGTTCGAACCCGGTGACGTCTTCACCGAGCACTACTGGCGCGACCGGTGGTACGCGGTGAAGGAGGTCAGGGACAAGCAGGGCAGGCTCAAGGGCTGGTACTGCGACATCACCCGCCCCGCCACGGTCTCCGGCTCCGAACTCGTCGTGGAGGACCTCGACCTGGACCTGTGGCGCTCGGCGGACGGCACGGCCGTGCTGCGCCTGGACGAGGACGAGTTCGCGGCGAGCGGCCTGGCGAGCAGGGACCCGGAGGCCGCGGCGGCCGCCCTGAGCGCCCTGGACGAGCTCGAACTCCTGGCCAAGGGGGGCAACTTCGAGGCTCTGCTGCACTGA
- a CDS encoding DNA polymerase Y family protein — MTILCVRFQLPELYEAALPGLLGLLEEFTPVVEALPPDAALADLGGAERYFGRDAVELARLIRVRAIAHHGVDCVIGAGPGPMLARMALGEAAPGQIRVVPDDPDAVTEFLADRPVRALPGVGGATARTLCEYGLDTIGRLAAAPLSTVQRLVGARAGRELHEKAHGIDRGRVVPNAVTRSLATERTFQRDELDPDRHRRALLSAAEELGARLRAVERVCGRLTLTVRYADRSATTRTRTLAEPTAHSAALTAEAYRMYEALGLQRARVRAIALRTEDLSSAEHAAHQLTFDPVDEKVRRVEEVADRARAKFGPRAVIRGSLAA, encoded by the coding sequence ATGACCATCCTCTGCGTACGTTTCCAGCTGCCCGAGCTGTACGAGGCGGCCCTGCCGGGGCTGCTCGGGCTCCTCGAGGAGTTCACGCCCGTCGTCGAGGCGCTGCCGCCCGACGCCGCGCTCGCCGACCTCGGGGGAGCGGAGCGGTACTTCGGACGGGACGCCGTCGAACTGGCCAGGCTGATCCGCGTACGGGCCATCGCGCACCACGGGGTCGACTGCGTGATCGGGGCCGGGCCGGGGCCGATGCTGGCCCGCATGGCCCTCGGGGAGGCGGCGCCCGGGCAGATCCGGGTGGTGCCCGACGACCCGGACGCCGTCACGGAGTTCCTGGCCGACCGCCCGGTGCGGGCGCTGCCCGGGGTCGGCGGCGCGACCGCCCGCACCCTGTGCGAGTACGGTCTCGACACCATCGGCAGGCTCGCCGCCGCGCCCCTGTCGACGGTGCAGCGGCTCGTCGGCGCCCGGGCCGGCCGCGAACTGCACGAGAAGGCGCACGGTATCGACCGCGGCCGGGTCGTGCCCAACGCCGTCACCCGCTCCCTCGCCACCGAACGCACCTTCCAGCGCGACGAACTGGACCCGGACCGGCACCGCCGCGCCCTGCTGTCCGCCGCCGAGGAACTGGGCGCACGGCTGCGCGCCGTGGAGCGGGTGTGCGGCAGGCTGACCCTCACCGTGCGCTACGCCGACCGCTCCGCGACGACCCGCACCCGCACCCTCGCCGAGCCGACCGCACACTCCGCTGCCCTCACCGCCGAGGCATACCGCATGTACGAGGCGCTCGGCCTGCAGCGCGCCCGCGTCCGTGCGATCGCCCTGCGCACCGAGGACCTGAGCTCCGCCGAACACGCGGCCCACCAGCTCACCTTCGACCCGGTGGACGAGAAGGTCCGCCGCGTCGAGGAGGTCGCGGACCGTGCGCGGGCGAAGTTCGGGCCCCGGGCGGTGATACGGGGATCACTGGCCGCGTAG
- a CDS encoding DUF5925 domain-containing protein: MSANPYDALPVRLNVDDSDSPSDVVDALFLGRFATGEQPYSHAANIDRVRSGATLLPPGARVLRVARDDDRSATLAEGDGWTLLVSRWNRGADVTVTATSAELAEKVLGEATDGAADEPEPQPENVTMGFWYVSPRRGPHRTTRQISAGTWEEVRPNYTAPVADAMDRLMKTTPEDIAGRLLLLHGPPGTGKTSALRTLARSWRDWCQVDCVLDPERLFSDVGYLMDIAIGEEDTAGKGRWRLLLLEDCDELIRGEAKHTAGQALSRLLNLTDGLLGQGRNVLVGVTTNEDLERLHPAVVRPGRCLARIEVGPLTRTEAVSWLGREEGVGREGATLAELYALRRGTSPASVPDQRAVAGAGLYL, from the coding sequence ATGTCTGCGAACCCATACGACGCTCTGCCGGTCCGGCTCAACGTCGACGACAGCGACTCCCCCTCCGACGTCGTCGACGCGCTGTTCCTCGGCCGCTTCGCGACGGGCGAGCAGCCCTACTCCCACGCCGCGAACATCGACCGGGTACGGTCCGGGGCCACACTCCTGCCGCCGGGCGCCCGGGTGCTGCGGGTCGCCCGCGACGACGACCGCAGCGCGACGCTCGCCGAGGGCGACGGCTGGACGCTGCTGGTGTCCCGCTGGAACCGCGGCGCGGACGTCACGGTGACCGCGACCAGCGCCGAGCTGGCGGAGAAGGTGCTGGGCGAGGCCACGGACGGCGCGGCCGACGAGCCGGAGCCGCAGCCGGAGAACGTGACGATGGGGTTCTGGTACGTCTCGCCGCGGCGCGGCCCGCACCGTACGACACGGCAGATCTCGGCGGGCACCTGGGAGGAGGTGCGCCCGAACTACACGGCGCCGGTGGCGGACGCCATGGACCGGCTGATGAAGACGACCCCGGAGGACATCGCGGGCCGTCTGCTGCTGCTCCACGGCCCGCCGGGCACGGGCAAGACCTCGGCGCTGCGGACGCTGGCCCGCTCGTGGCGGGACTGGTGCCAGGTGGACTGCGTCCTGGACCCGGAGCGGCTCTTCAGCGACGTCGGCTATCTGATGGACATCGCGATCGGCGAGGAGGACACGGCGGGCAAGGGCCGCTGGCGGCTGCTCCTGCTGGAGGACTGCGACGAACTGATCCGCGGCGAGGCGAAGCACACGGCGGGCCAGGCGCTGTCGCGTCTGCTGAACCTGACGGACGGACTGCTGGGGCAGGGCCGCAACGTGCTGGTGGGCGTGACGACGAACGAGGACCTGGAGCGCCTGCACCCGGCCGTCGTCCGGCCCGGCCGCTGCCTGGCCCGTATCGAGGTCGGCCCGCTCACCCGCACGGAGGCGGTGAGCTGGCTGGGCCGCGAGGAGGGCGTGGGCCGCGAGGGGGCGACGCTGGCGGAGCTGTACGCGCTGCGGCGGGGCACGTCTCCGGCGTCGGTGCCGGACCAGCGGGCGGTAGCGGGCGCGGGGCTGTACCTGTAG
- a CDS encoding GntR family transcriptional regulator has translation MTLKIHIDGSAPPYEQVRAQISEQARAGVLPVGYRLPTVRGLAESLGLAANTVAKAYRALEEDGVIETRGRNGTFVAAAGSAAEREAAAAASAYAERARRLGLGEDAALAAVRDALRAAYGG, from the coding sequence GTGACCTTGAAGATCCACATCGATGGGAGCGCGCCGCCGTACGAACAGGTGCGGGCGCAGATCTCCGAGCAGGCCCGGGCGGGGGTGCTGCCGGTGGGGTACCGGCTGCCGACCGTACGCGGGCTGGCCGAGTCCCTCGGCCTCGCGGCGAACACGGTGGCGAAGGCGTACCGGGCGCTGGAGGAGGACGGGGTGATCGAGACGCGGGGGCGCAACGGGACGTTCGTGGCCGCCGCCGGCTCGGCCGCGGAGCGAGAGGCGGCTGCGGCCGCCTCCGCCTACGCCGAAAGGGCGCGGCGGCTGGGGCTGGGCGAGGACGCGGCGTTGGCCGCCGTGCGGGACGCCCTGCGGGCGGCTTACGGGGGTTGA